CTTTTAATTCGTAGATAACATGCTAAGGTTTAAGATTTGACATCTGAAACAGGAAGCGGTATAATACACGGAAAAGCAGGAGTTTAACGCGATGAAACTTCGATTAGTCATTCCCAAGGGAAGTCTTCAGGCCGCAACAGTAGATATTTTTAAAAAAGCGGGTTTTAATATTATCATTAAACAACGCTCATACTCCCCCTATATTGATGACCCGGATATTTCAGTCGGCTTACTACGGGCACAGGACATACCTCGCTTTGTTGAACAAAGGGTTTTTGACTGCGGCATTACTGGTAATGATTGGATCCGGGAAAATAATTCAAAAGTCATAAAAGTTGCCGATTTAGTCTATGCCAAACAGACCTTAAGGCCTGTCAGGTGGGTGCTGGCGGTTCCGGGATCTTCTAATATAAAACGGCTCAATGACTTAAAAGGCAAGAAAGTGGCGACTGAACTGGTGAATGTTACACGGGCTTATTTAAAGAAAAATAAGGTAAAAGCCAAGGTAGAATTTAGCTGGGGCGCGACAGAGGCCAAAGTGGGAAGCGGTTTGATAGATGCGATAGTGGAGCTTACCGAGACAGGGCGCAGTTTAAAAGAACAAAACCTCCGGATAATAGATACAATATACCAGTCCAGCACTCAGTTGATAGCCAATAAATTGTCATGGAAGGACAAGAAGATAAAAAAGAAGATAGAAAATATCGCTTTGCTTTTAAAAGGCGCGGTTTCGGCAGAAGGCAAAGTCGGGATCAAGATGAATGTATCGTCTAAGAGTTTAAATAAAGTCCTTTCTCTTTTGCCGGCAATGAAGAATCCGACAGTATCCATGTTGTCTCAACCCGACTGGTTCGACGTAGATACTATTATTGACGAAAGTACTGCCAAGACCTTGATCCCGGAATTAAAAGATTCCGGCGCGCAGGGGATTGTCGAGTATCCTTTAAATAAAGTAATCTGTTAAAAGGAGGAAACCGCAAATGCCGTGCGGCAGAAAAAGAAAACGGGCCAAAATAAAGCAACACAAACGGAAGAAAAGAAGAAGAAGAGACCGGCATAAAAAGAAAAGAAAAAGATAATAAAAATGGTGTTTAGACGGTGCTTGAGTGCTCTGTTATTCTTTTTCCTGATAGAGATATCTTTTTTTGCATCTTTGACCTCAGCGGAAACAGCCTATACCTATTATCTGAAAGCCCTGCTTTATGATAATCAGCAAAGGTTCAATGATGCCATAAAAGAGTATCGGAAGATCCTGAAACACAATCCGGAAATTATTGAAGTTCGCCTGAGATTGAGCGAAGACTACACGCGGATCGGCCAACACCACAAAGCTGTTGCCGAACTTAACCGGGTAATTTCGCTTGCTCCCTTTTCTATTGAGGCCTACCTGGAATTAGGGTCTGTTTACATCCGCCAAAAAGACTATCCTCAAGCCATTAAGCAATATAACCGG
Above is a window of Candidatus Omnitrophota bacterium DNA encoding:
- the hisG gene encoding ATP phosphoribosyltransferase, producing the protein MKLRLVIPKGSLQAATVDIFKKAGFNIIIKQRSYSPYIDDPDISVGLLRAQDIPRFVEQRVFDCGITGNDWIRENNSKVIKVADLVYAKQTLRPVRWVLAVPGSSNIKRLNDLKGKKVATELVNVTRAYLKKNKVKAKVEFSWGATEAKVGSGLIDAIVELTETGRSLKEQNLRIIDTIYQSSTQLIANKLSWKDKKIKKKIENIALLLKGAVSAEGKVGIKMNVSSKSLNKVLSLLPAMKNPTVSMLSQPDWFDVDTIIDESTAKTLIPELKDSGAQGIVEYPLNKVIC